In one Choloepus didactylus isolate mChoDid1 chromosome 1, mChoDid1.pri, whole genome shotgun sequence genomic region, the following are encoded:
- the FSTL1 gene encoding follistatin-related protein 1 isoform X2 — MMWKRWLALALVAVAWVHAEEELRSKSKICANVFCGAGRECAVTEKGEPTCLCIEQCKPHKRPVCGSNGKTYLNHCELHRDACLTGSKIQVDYDGHCKEKKPVSPSASPVVCYQSNRDELRRRIIQWLEAEIVPDGWFSKGSNYSEILDKYFKNFDNGDSRLDSSEFLKFVEQNETAINITTYADQENNKLLRGLCIDALIELSDENADWKLSFQEFLKCLNPSFNPPEKKCALEDETYADGAETEVDCNRCVCACGNWVCTAMTCDGELCLRQRKEQHGENVLYGINMREARAGMVEKSAVAGKKDAGSKSWAQTCNVGAPSGQLEAKALMADALSSKLTPEPWHEKDQVPGQEKMLIEIGVVTMKANTYFVLTVCQALF, encoded by the exons GAAGAACTCAGGAGCAAATCCAAGATCTGTGCCAATGTATTTTGTGGAGCCGGCCGGGAGTGTGCGGTCACAGAAAAGGGAGAACCCACCTGCCTCTGCATTGAG CAATGCAAACCTCACAAGCGGCCTGTGTGTGGCAGCAACGGCAAGACCTACCTCAACCACTGTGAGCTGCATCGAGACGCCTGCCTCACTGGATCCAAAATCCAGGTTGATTACGATGGACACTGCAAAG AGAAGAAACCCGTAAGTCCGTCTGCCAGCCCAG TCGTTTGCTACCAGTCCAACCGCGATGAACTCCGACGTCGAATCATCCAGTGGCTGGAAGCCGAGATCGTTCCGGATGGCTGGTTCTCTAAAGGCAGCAACTACAGTGAAATCCTAGACAAGTACTTTAAG aactttgatAATGGTGACTCTCGCTTGGACTCCAGCGAATTCCTGAAATTTGTGGAGCAGAATGAAACAGCCATCAACATCACCACCTATGCCGACCAGGAGAACAACAAGCTGCTTAG AGGACTCTGTATCGATGCTCTCATTGAACTGTCTGATGAAAATGCTGACTGGAAACTCAGCTTCCAAGAGTTCCTGAAGTGCCTCAACCCGTCTTTCAACCCTCCGGAGAAGA AGTGTGCCCTGGAGGATGAGACATACGCAGATGGAGCTGAGACCGAGGTAGACTGTAACCGCTGCGTCTGTGCCTGCGGAAACTGGGTCTGCACGGCCATGACCTGTGATGGTGAGCTGTGCCTCCGGCAGAGAAAAGAACAGCACGGAGAGAACGTCCTTTATGGAATCAACATGAGAGAAGCCAGGGCAGGCATGGTGGAAAAGAGTGCAGTGGCTGGGAAGAAGGACGCGGGGAGCAAGTCATGGGCTCAAACGTGTAATGTCGGAGCTCCCAGTGGACAGCTGGAGGCCAAAGCACTTATGGCAGATGCATTAAGTTCAAAACTTACTCCAGAGCCTTGGCATGAGAAAGACCAAGTCCCAGGGCAAGAGAAAATGTTGATTGAGATTGGAGTGGTAACAATGAAAGCAAACACTTACTTTGTGctgactgtgtgccaggcacttttctaa
- the FSTL1 gene encoding follistatin-related protein 1 isoform X4 — MNREIIGDAIVCYQSNRDELRRRIIQWLEAEIVPDGWFSKGSNYSEILDKYFKNFDNGDSRLDSSEFLKFVEQNETAINITTYADQENNKLLRGLCIDALIELSDENADWKLSFQEFLKCLNPSFNPPEKKCALEDETYADGAETEVDCNRCVCACGNWVCTAMTCDGELCLRQRKEQHGENVLYGINMREARAGMVEKSAVAGKKDAGSKSWAQTCNVGAPSGQLEAKALMADALSSKLTPEPWHEKDQVPGQEKMLIEIGVVTMKANTYFVLTVCQALF, encoded by the exons ATGAACCGGGAGATCATTGGAGATGCCA TCGTTTGCTACCAGTCCAACCGCGATGAACTCCGACGTCGAATCATCCAGTGGCTGGAAGCCGAGATCGTTCCGGATGGCTGGTTCTCTAAAGGCAGCAACTACAGTGAAATCCTAGACAAGTACTTTAAG aactttgatAATGGTGACTCTCGCTTGGACTCCAGCGAATTCCTGAAATTTGTGGAGCAGAATGAAACAGCCATCAACATCACCACCTATGCCGACCAGGAGAACAACAAGCTGCTTAG AGGACTCTGTATCGATGCTCTCATTGAACTGTCTGATGAAAATGCTGACTGGAAACTCAGCTTCCAAGAGTTCCTGAAGTGCCTCAACCCGTCTTTCAACCCTCCGGAGAAGA AGTGTGCCCTGGAGGATGAGACATACGCAGATGGAGCTGAGACCGAGGTAGACTGTAACCGCTGCGTCTGTGCCTGCGGAAACTGGGTCTGCACGGCCATGACCTGTGATGGTGAGCTGTGCCTCCGGCAGAGAAAAGAACAGCACGGAGAGAACGTCCTTTATGGAATCAACATGAGAGAAGCCAGGGCAGGCATGGTGGAAAAGAGTGCAGTGGCTGGGAAGAAGGACGCGGGGAGCAAGTCATGGGCTCAAACGTGTAATGTCGGAGCTCCCAGTGGACAGCTGGAGGCCAAAGCACTTATGGCAGATGCATTAAGTTCAAAACTTACTCCAGAGCCTTGGCATGAGAAAGACCAAGTCCCAGGGCAAGAGAAAATGTTGATTGAGATTGGAGTGGTAACAATGAAAGCAAACACTTACTTTGTGctgactgtgtgccaggcacttttctaa